The following proteins are encoded in a genomic region of Ferrimicrobium acidiphilum DSM 19497:
- a CDS encoding NAD-dependent epimerase/dehydratase family protein translates to MRILVIGGTQFIGRHVVAELLARGDEVTLFHRGRTNPSLFPEVSHILGDRNSDLSGLANGDWDATIDTSAYFPRQVKLLAEHLGVRGGTYVHVSSVSAYASPIEAGYTEDAPLQTLSDPTIEEVTGQTYGGLKALCELEAQRSFRHVPVAIVRPTYVVGPYDHTQRFTWWIEMIARGGIFLAPGPKENPFQVIDVRDLADFMVTLAHAQTAGTYHTVSPPSGITFAEFLELVKAVVGPSDLNLEWVEPSLLREVGVNESVFPLWAGDDPDRNVGAANPERAYAAGLAPRPLRDTIEDTHAWAMADGFDPLQVPGFGLSQEQVSDLLARIGETA, encoded by the coding sequence ATGAGAATTCTTGTGATTGGCGGAACCCAGTTCATTGGTAGACATGTAGTGGCTGAACTCTTGGCCCGCGGAGATGAGGTCACCCTCTTCCACCGTGGTCGCACAAACCCGAGTTTGTTTCCCGAGGTGAGCCATATCCTTGGTGATAGAAACAGTGATCTATCTGGTTTGGCTAATGGCGACTGGGATGCGACTATCGACACCTCGGCCTACTTCCCTCGCCAAGTCAAGCTGCTCGCAGAGCATCTCGGAGTGCGTGGAGGGACGTACGTGCATGTATCGTCGGTATCGGCATATGCTAGCCCGATCGAGGCTGGGTATACAGAGGATGCACCTTTGCAGACGTTGTCAGATCCGACGATTGAAGAGGTTACCGGTCAGACCTATGGCGGACTCAAGGCGCTCTGTGAGCTTGAGGCTCAACGAAGTTTTCGACACGTTCCTGTAGCCATAGTCCGACCAACCTATGTGGTTGGCCCCTATGACCATACTCAGCGCTTCACGTGGTGGATCGAGATGATAGCTAGAGGCGGAATCTTTTTGGCGCCTGGACCAAAGGAGAATCCGTTCCAGGTCATTGACGTTCGTGATCTGGCGGACTTCATGGTCACGCTCGCACACGCTCAGACCGCGGGAACCTACCATACCGTGAGCCCACCCTCTGGCATAACCTTCGCTGAATTCTTGGAGCTGGTCAAGGCAGTCGTGGGTCCGAGTGACCTAAACCTCGAGTGGGTTGAGCCATCGTTGCTAAGAGAGGTTGGTGTTAACGAATCTGTCTTCCCACTCTGGGCAGGAGATGATCCTGATCGCAATGTCGGCGCTGCTAACCCGGAGAGGGCCTACGCCGCCGGGCTCGCACCCCGGCCGCTAAGAGACACGATAGAGGATACCCATGCTTGGGCTATGGCTGATGGGTTTGATCCACTCCAAGTTCCAGGTTTTGGGTTAAGTCAAGAACAAGTGAGCGATTTACTTGCCCGTATTGGAGAGACTGCGTAA
- a CDS encoding ABC-F family ATP-binding cassette domain-containing protein, which produces MTILVDAANIAVSRSDRVLFSNLSITISDGDRLGVVGINGTGKSTLLRVLAGTQSPEAGEVRRGKGVVINLLDQQDNLPDASVRELVGTGWESEAILDRLGMMTSIDMKISELSGGQVKRVALARVLSKPGDLLILDEPTNHLDLAAVTWLEAWLARFPGAVVLVSHDRYLLDRVTNRMLELDRGQAYLHNGGYAAYLAAGIEREVQAETQDSIRRNLARRELAWLRRGAKARTRKPQARIDAAKQLIETRPQQAARVGAIDLGFDTPRLGSKVIELQEVGFRFPKSQLPTFSNVTLSLDPRERLGIVGPNGAGKTTLLEILAGLRPPTSGSVDSGTTTRIGYYAQHGPDLDPTARVRDVVAGPHRIAGDPSDIRLMERFWFTGELPWATVGTLSGGERRRLQLLTVLAARPNVLLLDEPTNDLDLDTMRALEDYLEDWPGALVTVSHDRTFLDRVTDRILICADREVKSIPGGLTAWIAMASTRPNRDSGPLTSGPSNRQSAPQARATPARKRSASTVRFRLQKLEATIDRLTHERNRLTLAFEGVTDHEALTKLGIELAHCQAELESAEDEWLTLTTEHDQNSHS; this is translated from the coding sequence GTGACCATTCTTGTTGATGCCGCCAATATCGCTGTGAGTCGATCCGATAGGGTTCTATTTTCAAACCTCTCGATCACCATCTCGGATGGAGATCGACTTGGAGTGGTTGGAATCAATGGCACAGGCAAATCTACCCTGCTGCGGGTCCTCGCCGGGACGCAATCTCCCGAAGCCGGCGAGGTCCGCAGAGGTAAAGGCGTCGTCATCAACCTCCTCGATCAGCAGGACAATCTCCCGGATGCAAGCGTACGCGAGCTGGTTGGGACCGGCTGGGAAAGTGAGGCCATTCTCGATCGACTAGGGATGATGACATCGATCGATATGAAAATCTCTGAGCTCTCGGGGGGTCAGGTAAAGCGAGTAGCGCTTGCGCGTGTACTCAGTAAACCGGGAGATCTATTGATCCTCGATGAACCAACCAATCACCTCGATCTGGCCGCGGTAACCTGGCTTGAGGCCTGGCTCGCGCGCTTTCCTGGAGCAGTCGTCCTCGTGAGCCACGATCGCTACCTCCTCGACCGAGTGACCAACAGGATGCTCGAACTCGATCGCGGCCAAGCGTATCTGCATAATGGTGGCTATGCCGCCTATCTCGCGGCCGGTATCGAACGTGAAGTCCAGGCCGAGACACAAGACTCGATACGCCGCAACCTTGCCCGTCGTGAGCTCGCATGGCTCAGACGAGGGGCGAAGGCCCGCACCCGCAAGCCGCAGGCGAGAATTGACGCCGCTAAACAACTCATTGAAACCCGACCCCAACAGGCGGCTCGCGTTGGTGCTATCGATCTCGGTTTTGACACTCCTCGTCTAGGAAGCAAGGTAATAGAGCTTCAGGAAGTAGGCTTCCGATTTCCGAAGAGTCAGCTTCCAACATTTAGCAACGTGACCTTAAGTCTTGATCCACGTGAACGCTTGGGAATTGTGGGACCCAACGGCGCAGGCAAAACCACACTCCTCGAGATTCTGGCCGGCCTGAGACCACCAACATCAGGTAGCGTTGACTCCGGTACGACCACCAGAATCGGTTACTACGCCCAGCATGGCCCTGATCTGGATCCAACGGCACGAGTTCGTGATGTAGTGGCTGGCCCTCATCGTATAGCCGGGGATCCCTCTGACATCCGCTTGATGGAGCGCTTCTGGTTCACCGGCGAGCTCCCCTGGGCAACGGTTGGGACTCTATCTGGTGGGGAACGTCGACGTCTACAACTACTGACCGTCCTGGCTGCACGACCAAACGTCCTCCTTCTAGACGAACCTACGAACGATCTCGACCTAGACACCATGCGCGCGCTCGAAGATTACCTCGAGGACTGGCCGGGCGCATTGGTAACGGTAAGTCACGATCGCACATTCCTCGATCGCGTTACCGACCGTATCCTGATATGCGCAGATCGAGAAGTAAAATCGATTCCAGGTGGTCTCACCGCCTGGATAGCAATGGCGAGCACGCGGCCCAACCGGGACTCTGGCCCACTCACCTCAGGTCCATCCAACCGGCAATCGGCACCACAGGCGCGAGCTACTCCAGCACGGAAGAGATCGGCGAGTACGGTCCGTTTCCGACTACAAAAACTCGAGGCAACTATCGACAGACTGACCCACGAACGCAACCGACTCACACTAGCCTTCGAGGGCGTGACCGACCACGAAGCGCTCACCAAGCTCGGAATCGAGCTCGCCCACTGCCAAGCAGAGCTCGAGAGTGCCGAAGACGAGTGGCTCACGCTCACAACCGAGCACGACCAGAACTCACACTCATGA
- a CDS encoding APC family permease, protein MSDQLTPQPTPAQEQPRKMRQVFSLLDLFPLSISSIGPVFSVAATGGVMAADAGWWALPAIAILAIPFIIASFVFRLLNRHFPNSGASYHWSSRVMGRRVSQYQAWILILAYFFSIPPIAIPAATYTLALVAPHYHPSNIVTILVTIFWVAFAAVPLLLGSKPTAQITKAFFALEMVSLIGFGILGLSRLHATSVGIHFGTLPVGGMLVVAVVAATILDGWEIDSYAAEESEKPRQDPGISGIVGAFLALVFYAILYPLIFSETPMKLLASHSDADPLALWAQRVLPSAHWVILVPILASTAGGLWLTTYILTRALYSMGREQLIPQAFGKLSKRHVPHIATLAVLSLTLVVVAVQLFVSSLGSFFNLVLSAAGFFLLAEFFFDILTAVIFLTVGHKKLPDVQFQPHQHRWLLIGAIFSGSIMGALLVAFFIYGPRAIGVGIDQTLVVLLLAGVLFVLVTLRRVKRSYIFDGNNADSEQPLPEAGSSSTGMNG, encoded by the coding sequence ATGAGCGACCAACTAACTCCGCAGCCAACACCAGCGCAGGAACAACCACGTAAGATGCGCCAAGTCTTTAGCTTGCTTGACCTGTTCCCACTATCAATATCGAGCATTGGCCCCGTGTTTTCGGTGGCAGCCACCGGTGGCGTTATGGCCGCCGATGCAGGTTGGTGGGCGTTACCAGCGATCGCCATCTTAGCGATCCCATTCATCATCGCATCGTTCGTATTCAGGCTCCTCAATCGACATTTCCCTAACTCAGGGGCCTCCTACCATTGGTCATCTCGCGTGATGGGTCGCAGGGTATCGCAGTACCAAGCATGGATCCTGATTCTGGCCTACTTTTTCTCAATTCCACCGATCGCCATCCCAGCAGCGACGTATACGCTCGCGCTGGTAGCTCCTCATTACCACCCAAGCAACATCGTAACCATTCTGGTAACCATATTTTGGGTCGCATTCGCAGCAGTTCCATTGCTCCTTGGCTCCAAGCCAACAGCCCAGATCACCAAGGCCTTCTTCGCCCTCGAGATGGTATCACTGATAGGCTTTGGGATTCTCGGCCTCTCTCGACTCCATGCGACTTCAGTCGGGATACACTTCGGAACGCTCCCCGTTGGCGGCATGTTGGTTGTCGCCGTCGTCGCAGCTACCATTTTGGACGGCTGGGAGATCGACTCCTACGCCGCCGAAGAGTCAGAGAAGCCACGTCAAGACCCTGGCATCAGCGGGATCGTCGGTGCCTTCCTCGCCCTGGTGTTTTATGCAATCCTGTATCCGCTGATCTTCTCAGAGACTCCAATGAAGCTGCTGGCATCGCACAGCGACGCCGATCCTCTTGCCCTCTGGGCTCAGCGAGTACTACCGTCCGCACACTGGGTAATCCTTGTGCCGATTCTCGCCTCAACAGCCGGAGGACTCTGGCTTACCACCTATATCCTGACTAGAGCCCTCTATTCAATGGGGCGCGAGCAGCTCATTCCACAGGCGTTCGGCAAGCTGAGTAAACGCCACGTCCCCCACATCGCCACGCTTGCGGTTCTTAGTCTTACGTTGGTAGTCGTGGCGGTGCAGTTGTTCGTATCTTCCCTGGGTAGTTTTTTCAACCTCGTGCTCTCCGCAGCTGGCTTTTTCCTGCTTGCGGAGTTTTTCTTTGACATACTAACAGCGGTCATCTTTTTGACAGTTGGACATAAAAAGCTTCCTGACGTCCAATTTCAACCCCACCAACATCGGTGGTTGCTGATAGGCGCAATCTTCTCCGGGAGTATCATGGGCGCACTCCTGGTGGCATTCTTCATCTACGGCCCCAGAGCGATCGGAGTCGGAATCGATCAAACGCTAGTTGTGCTCCTGCTCGCCGGGGTGCTCTTCGTGTTGGTCACATTGCGACGGGTGAAACGCAGTTACATATTCGATGGCAACAACGCCGACTCAGAACAACCACTCCCCGAGGCAGGTTCAAGCAGCACCGGCATGAATGGCTAG